The window AAGCCACGCCGACGACCCGGCCAGCCAGTTCGAAACATGCGCCGAGTTCAAGTGCTGTTCGAACGCGTTGTGGTCGGTGAAGAGGCCATAGGTGACGAACTCCGAGGCGTCCTCGGTTCCGCGGTGCAGTTGGTAGATCAGGACACCCGGCTCGATCTGGCTGGCCTCGACTACCGGCGCCATGCGCGCGAGGAAGAAGTCTTCGCAACCTGCCTTGATGGGCAGCTTGACGACGATGACGTGGTGATTCGCTCGCAGCGCCGACTCGGCGCTGCCCAGGCTTTTCAATGAAGGGGGCATGTTCGGTGTCTTTCTGGTCTTTGGGGTTTCTTTGCCTGACCGCTCGAACAACGTCTTGTCATCCGAGCAACTCAGGGGTGCCACTGTGGCTTTCAGACACGCTTGCAACAAGGCGACCAATGGCAAATGACTTTTGTCCAGATTGAGAAGATGAAACCCACCCCTCAGATCGAAACCCGGGACATGGTCCTGCTGCAGGCGCTTGCCGCACAAGGCTCGCTGAGCGGTGCCGCCGACGTGCTTGAGCAGCCGGTGTCGTCCGTCAGCCGTTCACTCAAGGCGCTAGAGCAGCGCCTCCAGGTGGCGCTCCTGGTGCGCACGACACGACGCATGGAACTGACTCAGGCCGGACGGCTGTTGCTGGAGCGCAGTCGTCATGTACTGCAGTCGCTGGCGGACATCGAAGCCGACCTGGCGCGCGTTGCCGGCTCCCCGAGCGGGCTGTTGCGGGTCAATACCTCGGCCTCGTTCATGAGCCATGTCCTGCTCCCATTGATTCCGCACTTTGCACAGGCGTATCCGGGCATCGACCTCGAGTTGCGTAGAAGTGACCAGATCGTCGACTTGATCCAGGAGCATGCCGATGTGGCGATCCGCATCGGCACCATGGCCGACTCCTCGCTGCGAGCGGTATTGCTGGGGAATTGCCGCCGCCTCGTACTGGCATCACCAGCCTATCTGGGACGGCACGGCACGCCGCGCACCATCGAAGATCTTGCGACGCATCGGCTGCTCGGCTACATCGGTACAGATGCGCTCAATCGCTGGCCGCTTAGTCATGGCCAACAGCAAGAATTGAGCATCCGGCCCGCCCTCTGTGTGTCGCACGGCGAGATGCTGCATCAGCTCGCGCTGGCGCATCAAGGCATCGCCTGTCTGTTGGATTTTTCGGTGGCCGCTGATTGTCGCAGGGCAACCTGGTGGAACTGTTGCCGCAGTTCAATCTATCCCCACCGAGTCCTGTTCATATCGTCTACTACCGCCGCGCACCAACCGATGCACGCATCCAGGCGTTCATCAATTTCATGCGAGAACACGCAGAGTCATGGGCGGCGATTTCCGGAGACGGACCGGCGCAACGACCACGCGATGCGCATCGGTGAAAGCCGGACAGCGCACCGCGGCGTAGCCAAAGAGCGCCGTGCAATCCTGGATCGCGCAGCGCATGAACGGACGCACGACTTGATCCGATGATCCGGGCTGTCCCGCCCGGACGGCGCGTTCCACCGCAAATCGGGCCGCCGCGCCATCACGGGCGGGGAGCCCTTCTCATGCGGCCGCTTTCAACTCAACCGGCGGAGAACCCGACCTAGTAACCAGTATGTCCAAATAGTCCGCCCATCGCTGGAGCATCGCAGCGCGCTGCTTGAGGTACTGCGTCCGGTTGTAGGCGCGCCCATTGGCGTCCTTAACCGCATGCGCCAACTGGGCCTCTATCACCAGCGGGTCGATCTCCAGCGTTTCAGCCAGAAGGGTCCGGGCTGTCGCCCGGAAGCCATGAACCGTCTGCACGGTCGGGCCGTACCCCAAGGTCAGAAGCGCTGCACGCAGAGTGTTGTCCGAGATCGGCCGCTCGTGACTACGCTCGCCCGGGAAGACCAACGTACTGTGGCCCGTAATTGGATGCAGCTTGCGCAGCAGTTCCACTGCCTGCCTGGGCAGAGGTACTAAGTGCGGATCGCCTCGCTCCTTACCCTCGATGCGCCGCTTCATCCGCGCAGCGGGCACGGTCCAGAGCGCCCCGTCGAGATCGAGCTCGGCCCAGGCCGCCGCTCGCAGTTCGTTCGGGCGTTGAAAAAGCATGGGCGCCAGTTGAAGCGCCGTACGCACGATGGGGCCGCCTTGATAACCCTGGATGACGCGTATCAACGTCCCCAGTTGGGCCGGATCGGTGATCGCCGCGAAGTGCCGCTTCTTGTGGGGCGTGAGTGCCCCCTTGAGATCCGCCGTAATATCGCGCGGCGCCCGCGCGGTGGCGACCGCGTAGCGCCACACCGCGCGTGCTGTCATCAGCACGCGACCGGCGACGTCGAGAGCGCCACGCTCCTCGATACGGCGCAGGGCTGCCAACACCTCGATGGCCTCGATTTCGCTGATGCGACGAGCAGCGAAATACGGAAACAGGTCCTTTTCCAGGTTGCGCTTCTCGCGCGTGGCGTAGTGGCCGCTCCAGCGCGCATGGTGCTTGTCGAACCACTCGAGCGCCGTCTCTCGAAAGGTATCGCCGGTGTTCACGGCCGCCTTGAGCTTGACGACCTGGCGCGCCTGTATGGGATTGATTCCGGAAGCCTTCTGGGCCTTGGCAGCGTCACGGGCCTTTCGCGCCGCCGCAAGGCTCACATCGGGATAGGAGCCCAAGGCGAATTTCTTCTCAACCCCTTCGATCCTGAACTTCCAGAACCATCGGCGAGAACCCGAGGCCGAGACTTCCAGATAGAGCCCACCTGCGTCGGCGTAGCGTGCCTGCTTTCGGTCAGGCGGACAGGAGGCGTTGCGGCATGCAGCATCGGTCAACGGCATGGGGTACATCCAGGGGGTGGGGGTACAAAACTGCTGTCCCAGGGGGTTCAGGCGGTTTGTACCCCCTTTTGTACCCCCACTTGGCGCTGGCAGTCACCGGATTTCAGTGTATGCCTCCGGACGCGATTCGCCCAGCTCCCCAATGAAAAAGGGCGTCCGGAGGATGATTCCGGACGCCCTTGGACGTTTTGTTGGTCGGTGTGAAAGGATTCGAACCTTCGACCCCTTGCACCCCATGCAAGTGCGCTACCAGGCTGCGCCACACACCGAAGCTTGCGATTATAGCCTGCGGGCTTTCAGTGGTTCGAAGCCAGAAGCTCGCGAATTTCGTAGAGCTCCCGCTTCAGACGCAGCAGTTGCGACAGCTCGATCGCTGGGTGGCTGCCGCGAGACGCATCGAGGTCTTCCTGAAGCGCGGCGTCGAACTCCTCCTGGTCGATCTCAACGGCCTCCACGCCTTCGAGCGGCACCTCGCCCGCCTTGCGGCGGTCACGCTCCGTCTGCACCATTTCCTGCAGCTTGTTGCGCGCGCCGCTGATGGTGAAACCCTGGTCGTAGAGCAGGTCGCGGATGCGGCGGATCATCAGCACCTCGTGGTGCTGGTAGTAGCGGCGGTTGCCGCGCCGCTTCATCGGACGCAACTGGGTGAACTCCTGTTCCCAGTAGCGCAGCACATGCGGTTTGACCCCACACAGTTCGCCCACTTCACCGATCGTGAAGTATCGTTTGACGGGGATGGGCGGCAGGAGCGTTTTCTCCATTGAAATCAAGGCGGTGCGAGAACAACCTTAGAGATTACTCTACCGCGGGCACAAGGGCCAAGAACTATTCGGTGCCAAGGCTCCATTCCACATCCTGCGAACCCTCGTCACCCGCGCTGCCCTGGATCTGCTCCTTGAGCTTGGCGCTGGCATGGAAGGTGGCGACGCGCCGCTCGCCGATCGGAATAGCCTCGCCGGTACGCGGATTGCGCCCGGGACGCGGCGCCTTCACGCGGATCTGGAAATTGCCGAAGCCCGAGATCTTCACGTCCGTGCCCTCGATCAAGCTGCCGGCGATCAGGTCGAAAAAGGCTTCGACCATGTCCTTGGATTCGCGCTTGTTGAGGCCGATCTGCTCGAACAGGAGATCGGCCAGATGCGCCTTGGTCAGTGCCGGCGTTTCCAGGGCTTCAAGCGTGAAATCCATGAGCTTCATACCCGCAGATGCGCGCCGAGCCGCGCGCTGAGTTGTTCAAGAATCGCGGCCACTGCCGCTTCGACCTGCTCGTCTGTCAGCGTAGCCTCGCCGCTGTAGAAACGCAGGCGTACGGCCATGCTCTTCTCGCCGAGCGCCAGACCGCCAGGGCCGCCCGGCGCATCACGGCCCACGGGCGGGCGATAGATGTCGAACAGCACTGCGTCGCGCAGCAGCGCCGGATCGGCTGCGGAGCGGATGGTGCGCATCAGCGCGTCGTGCGTGATGGCTTCCGCCACCACCACGGCGATGTCGCGCTCCACCGCCTGGTGCTTGGGCACGGGCCGAGCCACGGGCACCGGGCGCGCAACCACGGCGTCGAGGTCGAGCTCGAAGAGCACCGGAGGCTGCGGGAACTCCCATTGCTGGCGCCATCGCGGATGGAGCTCGCCGATGACGCCTACAGGCCGGCCGTCGAGCAGCACGCGCGCGGCGCGGCCGGGATGCAGCGCCGGATGCTCGGTGGACTCGAACGTGGCCGCGCGCGGCGCCAGCAGCGCCTCGACGTCGCCCTTGACGTCGAAGAAGTCTGCGCGCTGCGGCCTGCCGTCCCAACGCTCGGCCTCGGCGTCGCCCCAGGCGAGACCGGCCACACGCATGGGCTGATGCACGCCCTTGACGGTGCTGTCGGTGGTGGCGACCGTGTCGTCACGCAGGAACACCCGCCCCAGTTCGAAAACGCGCACGCGCGGGGCGCGACGGTCGAGGTTGAACTTCAGGACCTGAAGCAGCGAACCGATCAGCGAAGAGCGCATCACGCTCATCTGGCTGGCAATTGGATTCAGCAGCTTGATCGGATTGACGTTGCCCGCGAGCTCCGCTTCCCAGTGCGCCTCGACAAAGCTGAAGTTGATCGTCTCCTGATAACCCAGCGCAGCGAGCCGATGGCGCACGCCGAAATTACTGCGCTGCGACTCGGGGCGCACGCGGGCGGTGATCGGGGCCAGCGGAGGCACGGTGGGCAGGTTGTTGTAGCCGACGAGGCGCGCGACCTCCTCGATCAGGTCTTCCTCGATGAGCAGGTCGAAGCGGTGCGGTGGCGGGGTGACGACCAGCGTGCCTTCACCCTCCTCGACGGGGAAACCCAGCCGACGCAAGGCGTCGCGGCACTGCGCCTGGGTCAGAGCCATGCCGATCACGCGCGCGGCACGCTCGACGCGCAGCGTGACGGACTTCGCCTCGGGCTGCCGCAAGGTCTGGTCATCGATCGGGCCGGGCTGACCCCCGCAGATCTCGACGATCAGCTGGGTAATGCGATCGATGATCTGCACGGTGCGGCTCGGGTCGACGCCGCGCTCGAAGCGATGCCCGGCATCGGTCGAGAAGTTGAAGCGGCGCGCGCGCCCCTGGATGGACTCAGGCCACCAGAAGGCTGCCTCGACGTAGATGTTGCGCGTGTCGTCCGAAACGGCCGTCGCATCGCCGCCCATGATGCCGGCCAGCGACTCGACCTGGCTGCGCTCGTCGGCGATCACGCCGACCTTCTCGTCCAGCGTCACGGTGTTGCCGTTGAGCAGCTTGAGCTGTTCGCTCGCCCTGGCCCAGCGCACGACCAAACCCCCGTTGATCTTGTCCAGATCGAAGACGTGACTGGGCTGACCGTACTCGAACATCACGTAGTTCGAAATATCGACCAGCGGCGACACGCTGCGCTGGCCGCAGCGCGCCAGGCGCTCGACCATCCAGCCCGGCGTCGCGGCCTGGGTGTCGACGCCACGGACGATGCGGCCCGAGAAGCGGCCACACAAGTCAGGGGCCTCGACCTTCACCGGCAGCCTGTCGGGCACTGCGGCGGCCACGGGCGGAATCGGCGGCGTTCTGAGCGGCGCACCG is drawn from Variovorax sp. PBS-H4 and contains these coding sequences:
- a CDS encoding LysR family transcriptional regulator — its product is MTFVQIEKMKPTPQIETRDMVLLQALAAQGSLSGAADVLEQPVSSVSRSLKALEQRLQVALLVRTTRRMELTQAGRLLLERSRHVLQSLADIEADLARVAGSPSGLLRVNTSASFMSHVLLPLIPHFAQAYPGIDLELRRSDQIVDLIQEHADVAIRIGTMADSSLRAVLLGNCRRLVLASPAYLGRHGTPRTIEDLATHRLLGYIGTDALNRWPLSHGQQQELSIRPALCVSHGEMLHQLALAHQGIACLLDFSVAADCRRATWWNCCRSSIYPHRVLFISSTTAAHQPMHASRRSSISCENTQSHGRRFPETDRRNDHAMRIGESRTAHRGVAKERRAILDRAAHERTHDLIR
- a CDS encoding putative quinol monooxygenase, with product MPPSLKSLGSAESALRANHHVIVVKLPIKAGCEDFFLARMAPVVEASQIEPGVLIYQLHRGTEDASEFVTYGLFTDHNAFEQHLNSAHVSNWLAGSSAWLAAPMVVSHYALHDAA
- the pheT gene encoding phenylalanine--tRNA ligase subunit beta, which produces MQFPESWLREFCNPPIDSETLAETLTMGGFEVEERRSAAPPFSKVVVGEIKEAAPHPNADRLRVCQVDAGVGTLLNIVCGAPNARAGIKVPLALVGAELPPGEDGQPFQIKLGKLRGVESQGMLCSARELKLSDDHGGLLELPADAPVGTDVRELLKLDDTLLTLKLTPNLAHGLSVYGIARELAALTGAPLRTPPIPPVAAAVPDRLPVKVEAPDLCGRFSGRIVRGVDTQAATPGWMVERLARCGQRSVSPLVDISNYVMFEYGQPSHVFDLDKINGGLVVRWARASEQLKLLNGNTVTLDEKVGVIADERSQVESLAGIMGGDATAVSDDTRNIYVEAAFWWPESIQGRARRFNFSTDAGHRFERGVDPSRTVQIIDRITQLIVEICGGQPGPIDDQTLRQPEAKSVTLRVERAARVIGMALTQAQCRDALRRLGFPVEEGEGTLVVTPPPHRFDLLIEEDLIEEVARLVGYNNLPTVPPLAPITARVRPESQRSNFGVRHRLAALGYQETINFSFVEAHWEAELAGNVNPIKLLNPIASQMSVMRSSLIGSLLQVLKFNLDRRAPRVRVFELGRVFLRDDTVATTDSTVKGVHQPMRVAGLAWGDAEAERWDGRPQRADFFDVKGDVEALLAPRAATFESTEHPALHPGRAARVLLDGRPVGVIGELHPRWRQQWEFPQPPVLFELDLDAVVARPVPVARPVPKHQAVERDIAVVVAEAITHDALMRTIRSAADPALLRDAVLFDIYRPPVGRDAPGGPGGLALGEKSMAVRLRFYSGEATLTDEQVEAAVAAILEQLSARLGAHLRV
- a CDS encoding tyrosine-type recombinase/integrase, with protein sequence MPLTDAACRNASCPPDRKQARYADAGGLYLEVSASGSRRWFWKFRIEGVEKKFALGSYPDVSLAAARKARDAAKAQKASGINPIQARQVVKLKAAVNTGDTFRETALEWFDKHHARWSGHYATREKRNLEKDLFPYFAARRISEIEAIEVLAALRRIEERGALDVAGRVLMTARAVWRYAVATARAPRDITADLKGALTPHKKRHFAAITDPAQLGTLIRVIQGYQGGPIVRTALQLAPMLFQRPNELRAAAWAELDLDGALWTVPAARMKRRIEGKERGDPHLVPLPRQAVELLRKLHPITGHSTLVFPGERSHERPISDNTLRAALLTLGYGPTVQTVHGFRATARTLLAETLEIDPLVIEAQLAHAVKDANGRAYNRTQYLKQRAAMLQRWADYLDILVTRSGSPPVELKAAA
- a CDS encoding integration host factor subunit alpha; the encoded protein is MDFTLEALETPALTKAHLADLLFEQIGLNKRESKDMVEAFFDLIAGSLIEGTDVKISGFGNFQIRVKAPRPGRNPRTGEAIPIGERRVATFHASAKLKEQIQGSAGDEGSQDVEWSLGTE
- a CDS encoding MerR family transcriptional regulator, which codes for MEKTLLPPIPVKRYFTIGEVGELCGVKPHVLRYWEQEFTQLRPMKRRGNRRYYQHHEVLMIRRIRDLLYDQGFTISGARNKLQEMVQTERDRRKAGEVPLEGVEAVEIDQEEFDAALQEDLDASRGSHPAIELSQLLRLKRELYEIRELLASNH